One genomic window of Euleptes europaea isolate rEulEur1 chromosome 8, rEulEur1.hap1, whole genome shotgun sequence includes the following:
- the TMEM276 gene encoding transmembrane protein 276, whose translation MQTYQIHRGAGLGFLLQALVPLLETAALFAASLGLDWVLGSPYNAWVSTVISLPLLAFAFHWLNGDHSTANVLLGGVLLLAASSDYLTEEGKDVAAHSVLMVASVTILIVSIFTGNAYGIAGSLLAGIAGLLAATRLLRLLMLRKRDVLRCLMAAANLSWRWALQLQHQVLEWGSAGLLAETAD comes from the exons ATGCAGACCTACCAG ATCCATCGAGGGGCTGGCCTGGGATTCCTTCTCCAAGCTCTGGTGCCGCTCCTGGAAACTGCTGCTCTCTTCGCTGCATCCCTTGGGCTCGACTGGGTTTTGGGGTCCCCGTACAATGCCTGGGTCTCCACAGTAATCAGTCTCCCGCTGCTGGCCTTTGCCTTCCACTGGCTGAACGGTGACCACTCCACCGCCAACGTCCTCTTGGGAGGGGTGCTGCTGCTGGCCGCCAGCTCGGACTACTTGACGGAAGAAGGCAAGGACGTGGCGGCCCATTCCGTCCTGATGGTAGCCTCCGTCACCATCCTGATCGTGTCGATCTTTACCGGGAACGCCTATGGGATCGCGGGCAGCCTTCTGGCCGGCATAGCCGGCCTGCTGGCAGCTACccggctgctgcggctgctgatGCTGCGGAAGAGGGATGTCCTTCGTTGCCTGATGGCTGCAGCCAACCTGAGTTGGCGGTGGGCTCTGCAATTGCAGCACCAAGTACTGGAGTGGGGGTCTGCGGGACTACTGGCAGAGACAGCTGACTGA
- the LOC130481484 gene encoding ras-related protein Rab-19-like, producing MASPSHWKFKLIFLGDFGVGKTTLFHRIRTGHFLEGAHTLGQHMGMCEKTLPLKHNRSNLQVQISLWDTAGEERFLSLSSCYYRDTDAALLTYSLQSPPSFDSLSHWLFVARQYCMDADIFLLGNKSDLESRIPEEKAERFATEHNTSGRFRVSAKTGENVDRCLQEVVQELFLKKEFQRSGLQTPLREDCYYSQCGC from the exons ATGGCCTCTCCCTCCCACTGGAAATTCAAGCTGATCTTTCTGGGAGACTTTGGGGTAGGGAAGACCACACTTTTCCATCGCATCAGAACGgggcatttcttggagggggcgcATACCCTCGGCCAGCACATGGGCATGTGTGAGAAGACCCTGCCGCTGAAACACAACCGCAGCAACCTCCAGGTCCAG ATCTCCCTGTGGGACACAGCTGGAGAGGAACGGTTCCTGTCGCTGAGCAGCTGCTATTACCGGGACACGGACGCTGCGCTCCTGACCTACAGCCTCCAGAGCCCCCCCTCCTTCGACAGCCTCTCCCACTGGCTGTTTGTGGCTAGGCAGTACTGCATGGACG CTGACATCTTCCTCCTGGGCAACAAGAGTGACCTGGAGAGCCGCATCCCTGAGGAAAAGGCGGAGAGGTTTGCCACGGAGCACAACACGTCCGGGAGGTTCAGAGTGTCGGCAAAGACAG GTGAGAATGTGGACCGGTGCCTGCAGGAGGTGGTGCAGGAGCTCTTCCTCAAGAAGGAGTTTCAGCGCAGCGGCCTCCAGACCCCACTGCGAGAAGATTGCTACTACAGTCAGTGTGGGTGCTGA